The segment AGATACCCCTGCACGTCGCGGTGTTCCTGCTCGGTCATCTACTCGCCCCTCAGTTCGTCGAGCGCGGAGGAAACAACGCCCCACTCCGCCCAGGCGCGCTCGAGGAACGCACTGCCTGCGCTCGTGATGCGGTAGTACTTGCGCGGACCCGCCGGGCCCTCGTCGGACCACGCGGCGGTCACGAGCCCGTCCGACTCGAGGCGGCGCAAGACGGGGTAGACGGTCCCTTCGCCTGCGACGAGCCCGCCGCGCTCCTTGAGCTCACGGACGATCGCGTAGCCGTACAACTGCTCACGGCTCACGAGGCTCAAGATCATGAGCTCGATGATGCCCTTACGCAGCTGGGTCGCCCACGAATCAAAGTCGTCGGGTGCGCTCTGTGTCGGCCGTTTGGCCACGGTGGTCCTGTCCCCCGGGGAATACTATGCAATAGACAGTACCAGGCAATACGAGGTAGCCGCAAGCGCCTGTCGCGCCGGGTGCGCTAGACTGGCCGGGTGCCATCGCCGCCCCGCGACCCACAGGAGACGACTCTGAGCATCATCGACGTCCATACGCATGCCTTCACCGACGCGATCGCGCCGGCGGCCGTCGCCTCGCTCATCGAGTTCGGCGGGGTTACCGCGCACTACGACGGGACGATTCTCGGTCTCGTCGCAGCTATGGACCGCACCGGCGTGGACCGCTCGCTGGTGGCGCCTGTGGCGACCAAGCCCTCGCAGGTGGTGACCATCAACGACTGGATCGCCTCACTCGACCGCACACGTATCATCCCGTTCGGCGCGATGCACCCCGACTTCCCGGAACCCGCGGCCGAAATGGCGCGGCTCGTCTCCCTCGGCGTGCGCGGTATCAAGCTCCACTCGCAGAACCAGGACTTCTCGCCGGAGGAGGCACGCCTCGCCCCGATCTACGAGGCGGCCATCGACCTCGGCATGGTCATCTTGTTCCACGCGGGCGGCTTCGTGGTCGAAATGGGAGTGGAGGCGCGGCCGGCGTCATTCGCCCGGGTGCTCGACGACTTCCCGGCGCTTACGTGCATCCTCGCGCACATGGGCGGCTACCAGTGCTGGGCCGAGGTGTGCGAGCACCTCTGCGGGCGCGACGCGTACTTCGACACGGCGTACGTGCCGCGCCACCTGCCCGACACCGAGTTCCTGGCGCTCATCCGCGATCACGGGGCGCATAAGGTGCTCTTCGGCTCGGATGGGCCGTGGACCGACGCGGCTGTCGAGATCGCGCATCTCAGGCGGCTCGGGCTGGACGCCGGGGAACTCGACGGTATCCTCGGCGGGAATGCCGAGCGGCTTCTCGGCGAGTGAGCGCGGGTTGGGTTGGCGATGAGTGCGGCGCCGTGGTTACAATGGGAGAGACCGGCGGCTGAAGGGATTGCAGTGGCCAAGCGCATTCTCATCGTGGAAGACAATCCGCAGAACCGCTACCTGATGTCGTTTCTGCTCGAGCAGCAGGGCTACGAACTCCTGGTGGCCGAGGACGGCGCCGAGGCGCTCGAGATGCTCGAGCAAGACGTGCCGGACCTCATCTTGATGGACATGCAGCTGCCGCGGATCGACGGCTACGAGGCCACGCGGCGCATCAAGGCCGATGAACGGTTCCGGAACATCCCGCTCGTTGCGCTTACCGCACACTCGATGGAGCGGGATGAGGAGCGGGCACGCGACGCCGGGTGCGACGAGTTCGTCACCAAACCGGTGGATGCTGACGGCCTGCTCGCGATGGTAGCGAACCTACTCGCCGAGTAGCTCTGGGCTCAATCCGGGACTCCCGCGGCGGCTTGCGTTCATTCCGGCCGTTGGGTACTCTCTTGCAGCACCACATGGCCAGGTAGCTCAGTTGGTAGAGCAGGGGACTGAAAATCCCCGTGTCGGCGGTTCAAGTCCGTCTCTGGCCACCATAGATACTTCCGAAGGGTCGGGCCGAAGGGTCAGGCCCTTTGTGCGTGTGAGCTGGGGATTTCCTCACCTGCTACGCCTTCGGTTCCGCTTCGCAGCCGCGAGATCGCCTGTTGCTGTAGGCCCAACCACTGAATCCTTCCGGCCGATTCACCGTCGTGCCGGGACAACGGCAACGCATCCGGCCGAACGCCAAGGACGAGATGGACAGCGGCGTTGGGAATCAACTCGAACAGGGAGGTGAATGACATGAAGTCACCCAAGAATCTCGGACTGATACTGCTGGCTATCTGGCTTATCGTGACGGGCGTACTGCAGGTGGTCAGCATTTCGATTCCCGGCATCGGTATCATAACTGCTGCGCTTGCCATCGCTGCGGGCGTCCTGATC is part of the Coriobacteriia bacterium genome and harbors:
- a CDS encoding response regulator; the encoded protein is MAKRILIVEDNPQNRYLMSFLLEQQGYELLVAEDGAEALEMLEQDVPDLILMDMQLPRIDGYEATRRIKADERFRNIPLVALTAHSMERDEERARDAGCDEFVTKPVDADGLLAMVANLLAE
- a CDS encoding amidohydrolase family protein, encoding MPSPPRDPQETTLSIIDVHTHAFTDAIAPAAVASLIEFGGVTAHYDGTILGLVAAMDRTGVDRSLVAPVATKPSQVVTINDWIASLDRTRIIPFGAMHPDFPEPAAEMARLVSLGVRGIKLHSQNQDFSPEEARLAPIYEAAIDLGMVILFHAGGFVVEMGVEARPASFARVLDDFPALTCILAHMGGYQCWAEVCEHLCGRDAYFDTAYVPRHLPDTEFLALIRDHGAHKVLFGSDGPWTDAAVEIAHLRRLGLDAGELDGILGGNAERLLGE
- a CDS encoding PadR family transcriptional regulator — protein: MAKRPTQSAPDDFDSWATQLRKGIIELMILSLVSREQLYGYAIVRELKERGGLVAGEGTVYPVLRRLESDGLVTAAWSDEGPAGPRKYYRITSAGSAFLERAWAEWGVVSSALDELRGE